The following proteins are encoded in a genomic region of bacterium:
- the cofG gene encoding 7,8-didemethyl-8-hydroxy-5-deazariboflavin synthase CofG, with translation MGSRSSRAMISPAKRLFLRGSDGTASDPLRLARTPAVAAALDRALGRGAAGGEDAALLMACPEADLPAVCAAARALRTLGKGRTVSFSPKVFIPLTRLCRDTCGYCTFRTDPENDPGLYMTPEDVLAVARGGERLGCTEALFTLGERPEQRFPEARRWLAHRGHRSTLSYLGEVAALVLRETGLGPHLNPGTMTRTEMAGLREVSASMGLMLESVSERLCRPGGPHANAPSKRPRARLATLEAAGALRVPFTTGILIGIGETPQERVDALLAIRESHARWGHVQEVIVQNFRAKPHTAMAGAAEPGILDVVRTAAVARLVLGPEANIQVPPNLSAVDFPIYLEAGINDWGGISPLTIDYVNPEAPWPQIDALAAATTAAGLDLRPRLPAYPEYLLHHQEFFAPAPRDRLFAAADAEGYAKGGLARHGGT, from the coding sequence ATGGGATCGCGAAGCTCTAGAGCGATGATCTCCCCCGCGAAGCGCCTTTTTCTCCGAGGGTCCGATGGTACCGCCTCCGACCCTCTCCGTCTGGCCCGGACGCCGGCCGTCGCGGCCGCGCTCGATCGCGCCCTGGGCCGCGGCGCGGCGGGGGGCGAGGACGCCGCGCTCCTGATGGCGTGCCCGGAGGCGGACCTCCCGGCCGTCTGCGCCGCCGCGCGCGCGCTGCGCACCCTGGGCAAGGGGCGGACGGTCAGCTTTTCGCCCAAGGTGTTCATCCCCCTGACGCGGCTGTGCCGCGACACGTGTGGATACTGCACCTTCCGCACCGACCCCGAGAACGATCCCGGGCTCTACATGACCCCCGAGGACGTCCTGGCGGTAGCCCGCGGGGGAGAGCGGCTGGGGTGCACCGAGGCGCTGTTCACCCTGGGCGAGCGACCCGAGCAGCGTTTTCCGGAGGCGCGGCGGTGGCTCGCCCACCGCGGCCACCGCAGCACGCTCTCCTACCTTGGCGAAGTGGCCGCGCTCGTGCTGCGCGAGACCGGGCTGGGGCCCCACCTCAATCCCGGCACGATGACCCGCACGGAGATGGCCGGGCTGCGGGAGGTCAGCGCCTCCATGGGGCTGATGCTGGAGAGCGTGAGCGAGCGCCTGTGCCGGCCCGGAGGCCCGCACGCGAACGCACCCAGCAAGCGCCCGCGGGCGCGCCTGGCCACGCTGGAGGCGGCCGGAGCGCTCCGTGTGCCGTTTACGACCGGGATCTTGATCGGGATTGGGGAGACTCCCCAGGAGCGCGTGGACGCCCTCCTGGCCATCCGCGAGTCGCATGCCCGGTGGGGGCACGTCCAGGAAGTGATCGTGCAAAACTTCCGCGCCAAACCGCACACGGCCATGGCGGGCGCGGCGGAACCGGGGATCCTGGACGTCGTCCGCACGGCCGCGGTGGCGCGGCTCGTGCTCGGGCCCGAGGCAAACATCCAAGTCCCCCCCAACCTCAGCGCGGTCGACTTCCCCATCTACCTCGAGGCGGGCATCAACGACTGGGGGGGGATCTCGCCCCTCACGATCGACTACGTCAACCCCGAGGCGCCGTGGCCGCAGATCGACGCCTTGGCTGCGGCCACGACGGCGGCGGGACTGGACCTCAGGCCCCGGCTCCCCGCCTACCCCGAATATCTGCTCCACCACCAGGAGTTCTTCGCCCCGGCCCCGCGGGACCGGCTGTTCGCCGCCGCGGATGCCGAAGGGTACGCCAAAGGAGGTCTGGCTCGCCATGGAGGCACATGA
- the aroQ gene encoding type II 3-dehydroquinate dehydratase, with translation MIKVLVVHGPNLNLLGQRQPEIYGTTTLAEIDRQLHALARAEGAAVETFQTNHEGAIIDRLHGAQGRYGAIVLNAGALTHYSYAIRDAIASISVPVVEVHLSNIHAREPFRISVIAPVARGQIAGFGAHSYLLGLRAALAIAADGARRARRKP, from the coding sequence ATGATTAAGGTGCTCGTGGTGCACGGACCCAACTTGAATCTCCTCGGGCAGCGCCAACCGGAGATCTACGGCACGACGACCCTCGCCGAGATCGACCGGCAGCTCCATGCGCTCGCCCGCGCGGAGGGGGCCGCCGTCGAAACATTCCAGACCAACCACGAAGGGGCGATCATCGACCGGCTGCACGGGGCGCAGGGGCGTTACGGGGCGATCGTGTTGAACGCCGGCGCCTTGACCCACTACAGCTACGCCATCCGCGACGCGATCGCCTCAATCTCGGTGCCGGTGGTCGAAGTCCACCTCTCGAATATCCATGCCCGCGAACCGTTTCGGATCTCGGTGATCGCCCCGGTCGCCCGGGGGCAGATCGCGGGGTTCGGCGCGCACAGCTACCTGCTCGGGCTCCGGGCCGCGCTGGCGATCGCGGCGGACGGGGCGAGACGAGCGCGGAGGAAGCCCTAA
- the aroH gene encoding chorismate mutase: MRFRGVRGAITVEANTEQAILDATYELLKEMVRANEVDADDIAGVMFTVTPDLNAAFPAEAGRRLPGWTHVPLMCAQEVPVPGALSRCVRILMLVNTTRTATEVRHVYLHGAERLRPDLTPRS; this comes from the coding sequence ATGCGGTTCCGCGGGGTTCGGGGAGCGATCACCGTCGAGGCGAACACCGAGCAGGCGATCCTCGATGCGACGTACGAGCTGTTGAAGGAAATGGTGCGCGCGAACGAGGTGGACGCCGACGACATCGCGGGCGTGATGTTCACGGTGACCCCCGACTTGAACGCGGCCTTTCCCGCGGAAGCCGGCCGTCGGCTGCCGGGGTGGACGCACGTCCCGTTGATGTGCGCGCAGGAGGTGCCCGTGCCCGGCGCCCTGTCGCGGTGCGTGCGGATCCTCATGCTCGTGAACACCACCCGGACCGCAACCGAGGTTCGCCACGTCTACCTCCACGGCGCGGAGCGGCTGCGGCCGGACCTGACGCCCCGCTCGTGA
- the aroF gene encoding 3-deoxy-7-phosphoheptulonate synthase, with translation MIVVMGPGHTRPQMDAVIQKIEEAGLRVQINEGVERIVIGVVGDSHTKELLRENIGAMAGVENVVRILQPYKLVSREFHGGRDTTVWVKDVAIGGGRVIVIAGPCSVETREQALETAHAVKEAGAQLLRGGAFKPRTSPYSFQGLEEEALKILAEAREITGLPVVTEAMDPRQLEMVMRYADMIQIGARNMQNYPLLREVGRVSHPVMLKRGPSATIEELLLAAEYIMAEGNVNVVLCERGIRTFENYTRFTLDLNAVPVLKHLTHLPVIVDPCHGTGKWELVTPMARASVAAGADGLLVEVHPDPGRALSDGPQQLTPVNFALMMQELDAVALAVGRRV, from the coding sequence ATGATCGTCGTGATGGGTCCCGGTCACACCCGCCCGCAGATGGACGCGGTCATCCAGAAGATCGAGGAGGCCGGTCTGCGCGTGCAGATCAACGAAGGGGTGGAGCGAATCGTGATCGGCGTGGTGGGCGACAGCCACACAAAGGAGCTCCTGCGCGAGAACATTGGGGCCATGGCCGGCGTCGAGAACGTCGTCCGCATCCTCCAGCCGTACAAACTCGTCAGCCGCGAGTTTCACGGCGGCCGCGACACGACGGTGTGGGTGAAGGATGTGGCCATCGGGGGCGGCCGGGTGATCGTCATCGCCGGCCCCTGCTCGGTGGAGACGAGGGAGCAGGCGCTCGAGACCGCCCATGCGGTGAAGGAGGCCGGCGCCCAACTGCTTCGCGGCGGAGCCTTCAAGCCGCGGACCTCCCCCTACTCGTTCCAGGGCCTCGAGGAGGAGGCGCTCAAGATTCTGGCGGAGGCCCGCGAGATCACCGGGCTGCCGGTGGTGACGGAGGCGATGGACCCCCGACAGCTCGAGATGGTCATGCGGTACGCGGACATGATTCAGATCGGCGCGCGGAACATGCAGAACTACCCGCTGCTGCGGGAGGTCGGACGGGTGAGCCATCCCGTGATGCTCAAACGCGGGCCCAGCGCGACGATTGAGGAGCTGTTGCTCGCCGCCGAGTACATCATGGCCGAGGGGAACGTCAACGTGGTTCTGTGCGAACGCGGCATCCGCACGTTCGAGAACTACACGCGGTTCACGCTCGACCTCAACGCGGTCCCGGTCCTCAAGCACCTCACGCATCTTCCCGTGATCGTCGATCCCTGCCACGGGACGGGGAAGTGGGAGCTCGTCACCCCGATGGCGCGGGCGTCGGTGGCCGCCGGCGCCGACGGGCTTCTGGTAGAGGTCCATCCCGATCCAGGCCGGGCGCTCAGCGACGGGCCGCAGCAGCTGACCCCCGTGAACTTCGCCCTGATGATGCAGGAGCTGGACGCGGTCGCCCTCGCCGTGGGACGCCGCGTGTGA
- a CDS encoding sulfite exporter TauE/SafE family protein has translation MTYSPLQLAVAALVVCAASMIKGAIGFGFPLVAVPLLSTIFGPRVAIPVIAIPTLLSNLIVVSRTGRSGFVRPLVLLLAGLIVGTGIGALLITSLDPHVLAALVGAVAVLYVAATAFRLTLKIPIGAEQRVASIVGVFAGLMGGSTGIFAPVLASYMHFLQLSKREFVFGITLLFFVGNLVQVSSYFRLGLYAGPVLHAALLACLPMAVGTWGGLLLQDRLSPAVFERVVLGVVFLASLNLLFRGLFR, from the coding sequence ATGACCTATAGCCCCCTTCAGCTCGCCGTCGCCGCGCTGGTCGTGTGCGCCGCTTCCATGATCAAGGGCGCGATCGGATTTGGGTTCCCGCTGGTTGCGGTGCCCCTGTTGTCCACGATCTTCGGCCCGCGGGTGGCCATCCCGGTCATCGCCATCCCCACGCTGCTCAGCAATCTCATCGTCGTCAGCCGGACCGGACGGAGCGGGTTTGTCCGGCCGCTCGTTCTGTTGCTGGCGGGCCTGATCGTGGGGACGGGGATCGGGGCCCTGCTGATCACGTCCCTCGACCCCCACGTGCTGGCCGCGCTGGTCGGCGCGGTGGCGGTGCTGTACGTGGCCGCGACGGCGTTCCGGTTGACGCTCAAGATTCCAATCGGCGCCGAGCAGCGGGTGGCCTCGATCGTCGGCGTGTTCGCCGGCCTGATGGGCGGATCGACCGGGATTTTCGCCCCGGTGCTCGCGAGCTACATGCACTTTCTCCAACTGTCGAAGCGGGAGTTCGTGTTCGGGATCACGCTGCTGTTTTTTGTCGGCAACCTGGTTCAGGTCTCGAGCTATTTCCGGCTGGGGCTCTACGCCGGCCCGGTCCTGCACGCGGCGCTCCTGGCCTGTCTGCCGATGGCCGTAGGGACCTGGGGCGGGCTGCTCCTGCAGGACCGGTTGTCGCCCGCCGTGTTTGAGCGGGTGGTGCTCGGCGTCGTCTTCCTCGCCTCACTCAACCTGCTGTTCCGAGGGCTGTTCCGATGA
- a CDS encoding prephenate dehydrogenase: protein METFRRVAIVGVGLIGGSLGMALRARGLAREVVGVPRSLATIGQACRRGAIDRGTIDPAEGVDGADLVVLAVPPDQIVPMARRVAPHLPAGALLTDVASVKAAIVSGIEAGVGTRGEVAFVGGHPMAGNEGRGVDAAEPGLFAGTAYLLTPTSRTPRAGVERLAQLARALGAVPMEMSPEEHDRTVARVSHLPYLVAAALMGAVGGAGPAAGPSLRGATRVAASPVAMWAQICRLNRAPIQEALRVFRQELDRLEAALADERRLDTLLEAARETRLRLGGSAGDPERG from the coding sequence ATGGAGACGTTCCGCCGGGTCGCGATCGTCGGGGTTGGCCTGATCGGGGGGTCGCTCGGGATGGCGCTGCGGGCCCGCGGGCTGGCCCGCGAGGTCGTGGGGGTGCCCCGGTCGCTGGCGACGATCGGCCAGGCGTGCCGGCGCGGGGCGATCGATCGGGGCACGATCGATCCGGCGGAAGGGGTGGACGGCGCCGATCTGGTCGTCCTGGCCGTTCCGCCTGACCAGATCGTCCCGATGGCGCGGCGGGTGGCGCCGCACCTCCCGGCGGGCGCTCTGCTCACTGACGTGGCGAGCGTCAAGGCGGCGATCGTCTCCGGGATCGAGGCGGGCGTCGGAACCCGCGGCGAGGTGGCGTTTGTCGGCGGCCATCCGATGGCCGGCAACGAGGGGCGGGGGGTCGACGCGGCGGAGCCCGGGCTGTTCGCCGGCACCGCCTATCTCCTGACACCCACATCGCGGACGCCGCGCGCGGGCGTGGAGCGCTTGGCTCAGTTGGCCAGGGCGCTGGGTGCGGTCCCGATGGAGATGAGCCCGGAGGAGCACGACCGGACCGTGGCGCGGGTGAGCCACCTTCCTTATCTAGTTGCCGCCGCCCTGATGGGCGCCGTGGGCGGGGCCGGTCCCGCCGCGGGCCCCTCGCTGCGGGGGGCCACGCGGGTGGCGGCGAGTCCGGTCGCGATGTGGGCCCAGATCTGCCGGCTGAACCGTGCGCCGATCCAGGAAGCGCTGCGCGTTTTTCGGCAGGAGCTCGACCGCCTGGAGGCCGCGCTCGCCGACGAACGCCGCCTGGACACCCTCCTCGAGGCCGCCCGGGAGACGCGGCTCAGGTTGGGGGGAAGCGCCGGGGACCCGGAGAGAGGATAG
- the cofH gene encoding 5-amino-6-(D-ribitylamino)uracil--L-tyrosine 4-hydroxyphenyl transferase CofH, whose product MEAHEAGPGAALNRLLREIDPPVARALDRALSGGDVTAEEAEMLLGASGRELTATLAAADQLRRESVGDIVTYVVNRNINFTNVCIKGCGFCAFSRDFREEEGYFLPEDEIVRRAREAWDLGATEVCVQAGLPPKMDGDLYIRLTHTLKRAIPDIHIHGFSPEEVLYGSVRSGRTIREYLAELKAAGVGSLPGTAAEILDDELRDRIAPGRIRTAQWIDVITTAHELGIPTTSTMMFGHAETRGHQARHLVLLRDLQRRSGGFTEFVPLSFVHTEAPMWRRSLVPGLRPGPTGLEVVRVHATARIVLNRTIPNLQVSWVKEGQRLAQLLLTAGANDLGGTLINESISTAAGAGYGQLVPPIELRRLVRDAGRVPAERSTLYALRRVFDREDEDHPEALDRAAADPGRFGSYQQLIKLDRYRYRHPHRTAAVSSEQPSEQQVE is encoded by the coding sequence ATGGAGGCACATGAGGCTGGACCCGGGGCCGCACTCAACCGCCTGCTCCGGGAGATCGATCCGCCGGTCGCCCGCGCCCTCGATCGCGCGCTGTCCGGGGGGGATGTGACGGCGGAGGAGGCGGAGATGCTGCTCGGCGCTTCGGGGCGCGAGCTGACCGCGACCCTCGCCGCCGCCGACCAGCTGCGCAGGGAGTCCGTGGGCGACATCGTCACCTATGTGGTCAACCGGAACATCAATTTCACCAACGTGTGCATCAAAGGGTGCGGGTTCTGCGCGTTCAGCCGCGACTTCAGGGAAGAGGAAGGGTACTTCCTCCCGGAGGATGAGATCGTGCGGCGGGCACGCGAGGCGTGGGACCTGGGCGCCACCGAGGTGTGCGTTCAGGCTGGGCTGCCGCCCAAGATGGACGGCGACCTCTACATTCGGCTCACCCACACCCTCAAGCGCGCGATTCCGGACATCCACATCCACGGGTTCTCGCCGGAAGAGGTGCTCTACGGCTCGGTCCGGTCGGGGCGGACGATCCGGGAGTACCTCGCCGAGCTCAAGGCCGCCGGGGTGGGGAGCCTCCCGGGGACCGCCGCGGAAATCCTCGACGACGAGCTCCGTGACCGCATCGCGCCCGGACGGATCCGGACGGCGCAGTGGATCGACGTGATCACGACGGCGCACGAGCTGGGGATCCCGACGACCTCCACGATGATGTTTGGCCACGCGGAGACGCGGGGACACCAGGCCCGTCACCTCGTCCTGCTCCGCGACTTGCAGCGCCGCTCCGGAGGGTTTACCGAGTTCGTCCCGCTGAGCTTCGTCCACACCGAGGCGCCGATGTGGCGGCGCTCCCTCGTGCCCGGCCTGCGACCGGGGCCGACGGGTTTGGAGGTGGTTCGGGTGCACGCCACCGCACGCATCGTCCTCAACCGGACGATCCCGAACCTCCAGGTTTCCTGGGTCAAGGAAGGCCAGCGGCTCGCCCAGCTCCTGCTCACGGCCGGCGCCAACGACCTTGGCGGGACGCTGATCAACGAGAGCATCTCGACGGCGGCCGGCGCGGGCTACGGGCAGCTGGTGCCGCCGATCGAACTGCGGCGGCTGGTCAGGGACGCGGGGCGGGTTCCGGCGGAGCGGTCGACGCTGTACGCGCTGCGCCGCGTCTTCGACCGCGAGGACGAGGATCACCCCGAGGCCCTCGATCGCGCCGCGGCGGACCCGGGGCGGTTTGGCAGTTACCAGCAGCTCATCAAGCTGGACCGGTACCGGTACCGCCATCCCCACCGGACCGCCGCCGTGTCATCGGAACAGCCCTCGGAACAGCAGGTTGAGTGA
- the aroA gene encoding 3-phosphoshikimate 1-carboxyvinyltransferase, with translation MVVSPGPPLRGVMRVPGDKSISHRAAILGAMARGTTRVSGFLEAEDCRSTLRCLRALGAAIEERDGELEIRGGSLREPDDVLDVGNSGTTIRLLAGVLAGQGFHAVLTGDASIRRRPMDRVTDPLRRMGARITGRQSGRLAPLTIEGGGLRGIAYTTPVASAQVKSAVLLAGVFADGATSVREPAQSRDHTERMLEAFGAGVEREDLLTRLWGPVALRGARVRVPGDLSSAAYLLVAAALVPGSEVAVADVGLNPTRTGILDILKMMGAAVEVRDRREEGGEPVGTIAVRASQLHGVTIGGDLVPRAIDELPVVAVAACLAEGETLIRDAAELRVKESNRIDALTRELGRLGAQIESQSDGLAVVGTRRLRGGHVASGGDHRIAMSLAVAGLCADGPVTIDDPDCIETSFPGFAATLRRATGG, from the coding sequence TTGGTCGTTTCCCCGGGGCCTCCGCTCCGGGGCGTTATGCGCGTGCCCGGAGACAAGTCGATCTCCCACCGCGCGGCCATTCTCGGCGCGATGGCGCGGGGGACCACGCGCGTGTCGGGGTTCCTTGAGGCCGAGGATTGCCGGTCGACGCTGCGGTGCCTGCGCGCCCTCGGCGCGGCGATCGAGGAACGTGATGGGGAGCTCGAGATCCGCGGCGGATCGCTTCGTGAGCCGGACGACGTGCTGGATGTCGGCAACTCCGGCACGACGATCCGGCTCCTCGCGGGGGTGCTGGCGGGCCAGGGGTTTCACGCCGTGCTGACGGGGGACGCCTCGATCCGCCGCCGCCCGATGGATCGCGTCACCGACCCGCTGCGGCGAATGGGGGCCCGGATCACCGGACGCCAAAGCGGCCGGCTGGCCCCGCTGACAATCGAAGGGGGGGGGCTGCGCGGGATCGCGTACACGACACCGGTCGCCAGCGCGCAGGTGAAGTCGGCGGTGTTGCTCGCCGGGGTGTTCGCCGACGGCGCCACGTCGGTTCGCGAACCCGCTCAGAGCCGGGACCATACCGAGCGCATGCTGGAGGCGTTCGGGGCGGGCGTGGAACGCGAAGATCTGCTCACCCGCCTGTGGGGACCCGTGGCGTTGCGGGGCGCGCGGGTGCGGGTGCCGGGAGATCTCTCCTCGGCCGCCTACTTGCTGGTGGCGGCGGCGCTGGTGCCGGGATCCGAGGTCGCGGTCGCCGATGTCGGGCTGAATCCCACGCGAACCGGGATCCTCGACATCCTGAAGATGATGGGGGCGGCGGTGGAGGTGCGCGATCGGCGGGAGGAGGGCGGGGAGCCCGTCGGGACGATCGCCGTTCGGGCGAGCCAACTCCACGGGGTGACGATCGGCGGAGACCTCGTGCCCCGGGCGATCGACGAGCTCCCCGTCGTCGCGGTGGCGGCGTGCCTCGCCGAAGGCGAAACGCTGATCCGGGACGCGGCCGAGCTCAGGGTGAAGGAGTCCAACCGCATCGACGCCCTGACGAGAGAGCTGGGGCGCCTCGGCGCCCAGATCGAGTCCCAATCGGACGGGCTGGCGGTGGTGGGCACCCGGCGGCTGCGGGGGGGCCACGTCGCGAGCGGCGGGGATCACCGCATCGCGATGAGCCTGGCCGTGGCCGGCTTGTGCGCCGACGGCCCCGTCACGATCGATGATCCCGACTGCATCGAAACATCGTTCCCGGGCTTCGCCGCGACCCTCCGCCGGGCCACCGGCGGATGA
- the trpE gene encoding anthranilate synthase component I, protein MAKALVLEPGTQEFDRRAREGNLVPVSCEVIADLETPISAYLRLRDLPHPFLLESVEGGAKVARYSFLGAQPRLTLTADPSGVEIVEGGSSRRVAEDPLVAARAVLARYRPVVDPSLPRFYGGLVGSFGYDLIRTIEHLPHRPPDDRNFPIMSLALADTVMIFDHLRHRIRIVANACVDDGAERAYRGARARIEEWLERLHRPLPAPPASTGVPSLRVRSNMTREQYIAAVRRCKEYIYAGDAFQIVFSQRFATEIGALDPFAIYRALRMINPSPFMFFLEGRGATLVGASPELLVRLEGDLVEMRPIAGTRRRGLSEDEDRALAEELLGDEKERAEHVMLVDLTRNDVGRIARYGTVRVSELMTVERYSHVMHIVSNVQGRLGPGRDAFDVLRAVFPHGTVSGAPKVRAMEILDELEPTARGPYAGAVGYVGFGGALDTCIGIRTLAIKDGVAYAQAGGGIVADSDPAFEYDETINKAKVLIRAIETAGRGL, encoded by the coding sequence ATGGCGAAGGCGCTGGTGTTGGAACCCGGGACCCAAGAGTTCGACCGCAGGGCGCGCGAGGGCAATCTCGTGCCGGTCTCCTGCGAGGTGATCGCGGATCTGGAGACGCCGATCTCCGCGTACCTGCGCCTGCGCGATCTCCCGCACCCGTTCCTCCTCGAGAGCGTCGAGGGGGGAGCCAAGGTCGCACGATACTCCTTCCTCGGCGCTCAGCCGCGGTTGACCCTCACCGCGGACCCTTCCGGGGTGGAGATCGTCGAAGGGGGGAGCTCGCGCCGAGTGGCGGAGGATCCGCTGGTTGCGGCGCGAGCGGTGCTGGCGCGCTACCGGCCGGTCGTGGATCCCTCGCTCCCGCGATTTTACGGCGGGCTCGTGGGCTCGTTCGGCTATGATCTGATCCGGACGATCGAGCATCTCCCGCACCGCCCCCCCGACGACCGCAACTTCCCGATCATGAGCCTGGCCCTGGCCGACACCGTGATGATCTTCGACCACCTTCGCCACCGCATCCGGATTGTCGCGAACGCCTGCGTGGATGACGGGGCGGAGCGCGCCTACCGGGGGGCGCGTGCCCGGATCGAGGAGTGGCTCGAACGGCTGCACCGGCCTTTACCCGCCCCGCCGGCTTCCACCGGTGTGCCGTCGCTCCGGGTGCGCTCGAACATGACCCGCGAGCAGTACATCGCGGCCGTTCGACGATGCAAAGAATACATTTACGCCGGCGACGCGTTCCAGATCGTCTTCTCGCAGCGATTCGCGACGGAGATCGGCGCCCTCGACCCGTTTGCGATCTACCGGGCGCTGCGGATGATCAATCCGTCCCCGTTCATGTTCTTCCTCGAGGGGCGAGGCGCGACGCTGGTCGGCGCGTCTCCCGAGCTGCTCGTCCGCCTGGAGGGCGATCTGGTGGAGATGCGGCCGATCGCGGGGACCCGGCGGCGCGGTCTCAGCGAGGACGAGGATCGCGCGCTCGCCGAGGAGCTGTTGGGCGATGAGAAGGAGCGGGCGGAGCACGTCATGCTGGTGGACCTCACCCGGAACGACGTCGGACGGATCGCGCGATACGGCACGGTGCGGGTCTCGGAGCTGATGACCGTGGAGCGCTACTCGCACGTCATGCACATTGTGAGCAACGTGCAGGGGCGGCTCGGTCCCGGACGGGACGCCTTCGATGTGCTCCGGGCCGTGTTTCCGCACGGCACGGTCAGCGGGGCGCCCAAGGTGCGGGCGATGGAGATCCTGGACGAACTGGAGCCGACCGCCCGCGGGCCGTATGCCGGGGCGGTCGGGTACGTGGGGTTCGGCGGCGCGCTCGACACCTGCATCGGCATCCGGACGCTGGCGATCAAGGACGGCGTGGCCTACGCCCAGGCCGGGGGCGGGATCGTCGCCGACTCTGATCCGGCCTTCGAGTACGACGAAACGATCAATAAGGCCAAGGTGCTGATCCGAGCGATCGAGACGGCGGGGCGAGGGCTGTAG
- a CDS encoding class I SAM-dependent methyltransferase: MFTKSVEFYDAIYEWKDYRAEAERLRTVIQTHARRPVETLLDVACGTGQHLVHLKPHFAVEGLDLNPEILATARRRHPDVVFHHADMVRFDLPRRFDVVTCLFASIAYAGTVAKLHEAVGSMRRHVRAGGLVIVEPFVRPEDFQPGRLGAIFVDRPDLKIARLHISAADRGLAVLPFHYLVATPSGVEHFVERHELALFSHDEYLAAFRAADLTVRYEHDGLMGRGLYIGLRGNEPAG, translated from the coding sequence ATGTTCACGAAATCCGTCGAATTCTACGACGCGATCTACGAGTGGAAGGATTACCGCGCGGAGGCGGAGCGGCTGCGCACCGTGATCCAGACCCACGCCCGGCGGCCCGTCGAGACCCTGCTCGACGTCGCCTGCGGAACCGGCCAGCATCTCGTCCACCTCAAGCCGCACTTCGCGGTGGAGGGGCTCGACCTCAACCCGGAGATCCTGGCCACCGCTCGCCGGCGACACCCGGATGTCGTATTTCATCACGCGGACATGGTGCGGTTCGACCTCCCCCGCCGGTTCGATGTCGTGACCTGCCTGTTTGCCTCGATCGCGTACGCCGGGACGGTTGCGAAGCTTCACGAAGCCGTGGGCAGCATGCGCCGGCACGTCCGCGCGGGGGGGCTGGTCATCGTCGAGCCGTTCGTCCGCCCGGAGGACTTCCAGCCCGGCCGGCTGGGCGCGATCTTCGTCGACCGGCCCGACCTGAAGATCGCCCGGCTGCACATCAGCGCGGCCGATCGAGGCCTCGCGGTCCTGCCGTTCCACTATCTCGTCGCGACGCCGAGCGGGGTGGAGCACTTCGTGGAGCGCCACGAACTCGCCCTGTTCTCCCACGACGAATATCTGGCGGCGTTCCGTGCGGCCGATCTGACGGTCCGCTACGAGCACGACGGGCTGATGGGCCGGGGCCTCTACATCGGCCTGCGGGGGAACGAGCCGGCAGGGTGA